Genomic window (Nymphaea colorata isolate Beijing-Zhang1983 chromosome 1, ASM883128v2, whole genome shotgun sequence):
GCAGTCTCCTGTCAAACATCTGATACAGAAAGTATGACTTGAAGTCCTGAAGATGCATGCGGACAAGCAAGAGACTGTAAACACTGCCAACTTCACAAAGAAGTTGAATAGAAGAAGCGATAAAGTTCATAAATATCACAAAAATTTACCGGTGAAAACGAATTCCCGTGAGATAACTAGATGAAACTTTGGTATCGAATTTGGCAAAGTACATTAAGAATTAACCGCAAAAGAAAAAGTACCGGCTTGTATGTTCTGGAGTTCATCATATGGTCATCACGGAGACGACGATGATGACCATCACCAAGCCTTAATTCGCCAACGAAAGAAAGACACATAGATTTCAGGAACTTCTTTCAAGTACCTTTCTTTAATTCACTTCAACAAACAAAACAGACAAAATCTTCCACCACAATCACGAAATTCTATATGCTATTACAGTCAAAATACAATATGGACATAAAATGCCGTTACTCATCACGCAGCGAGAGACagatcaaaattcaagaacaaaTTTCTCGAAGCTAGAGATGAAACCAAAAAAAGTTTCACAAAGCGCCCTCCAGTTCACCATCTGACATCGAAAGCGATGAAATTCTACCGAAGTACATACCGGAACATCATCCGACTAACTACTTGAAAAGCACGTAAAAATGCCTAAAACTACGGTTTTCAGGCGATCGGTCATCAATAACAAGAACTAAGTCGCAACCGGTATAAGAGACCGCCGAATCCACCAAAATTCTCCGGCCAAACATGCGATACAGAAAGAAGAGCAGGAATTGGGGAAGAGAAAAGTGAAGAACGCACCTTTGGAAAGGAGAGCTAGAAGCACATCGGAGGTGGAGCTCTCATGGTGAAGGTTCCAGATAGCGGGAGGGAGAAGAAGTcatggaagacaaaaaaaaacacaacaaggaaaaacaaacggagaaataaatgagaaaacgAAAAGATAAACGCGGAAGGTTCATTCAAGGGACTCAATTATTTCGTCATTGCGAGGATTCCACCGAcgaataaataaaatattaaatataaaaagacCTCATTGCCCACCTCGTTACGATTCAATCCGGGTTCGCCAAACGTCCAGAACTCATGAAATCTGGATCCACATGGGAAAGTTGAAAGTCGGACCCGGCTCGCGGTTCTATATGACTTAACAAGATCCCCCGAAAATCCAGCAACGCGCAAGTATTTGGATCAGAACCAGACCCAAATCCAAAGAAATTGTGCCAAAATCCATATCTTTACGgtttcggatcggatcggatCATACCAGATCGGTACTAAAATTGGGATCCAGGAGCCCTCATTGGACATTTCCTTTAGGTGGAAAAAGTCTTTGACTGAGGTCACTCACTGCTGTGAATTCTACAAAAATAACGTGAGGAAAATGCGTCTAGAAAGCAAAATAAAGGAACTTAAAGCCAATTAATCGTACTTCACCGGAGTCCTTTTTCTAGACGCGTTAACAAGACAAACTGGCTTGAATCGACGAAGCAGATGGTGTTTGACCATTCGAGACGAGTCTAAGACACACCAGTGGGGAAAATAACGTTAAAAATACGTGTAATTAAAGGTCGCAACGCGAATACATATATAACGCGATATGACGATACATGAACTAATTTCGCGTTTTATTTGTGCAGTGAGAAGCAACGTAAAGCAACACGCGTTTGGTAACCAACCCGCCAACCCTCGGCGCCACAGAATCAAATTACTAATTGAGATAATTATTTACAGTTCAGCATATTTCAAATTTAGTGTAATACAGTGTCTAAATgcaatttaatatttttaaattcgtTAAAAATTTGGCTATCAGGATCCATTTAATCGACGCTGCATATTTAAAACAAggattttttaataaaatagacTGTTTGTCTAACTAATTTAAATATTAACAGACACTTTAAGTGATTTGAATGGAGTTGATTGTGTGCTTATATTATTGGTACACTTGAAGAGATTAATGCAAACTAATGAACTTAAATATATATGGGCTTGGATCTTATATAAATTATGATTTTGATGAAGCAGGATTGTCTTAAGATCAAATCCAATTTTAGCATATTCCAAAGACATACCATGAAAGAATTGAATTCCTAAAAACATGTTTAGCACTGGATTTAAACGTTCCTCGGGCCTATCTTGAATCGATATTTTGATGTCTCTGACTCTAACCCGAAATTTGTGCTCAGTTCGGGTCGGGTACTAACCCTGTAAAGAAACTCGACCCGTTATCTCCAATTTAAAAACCAACCAACCTGCGCCAAAATTTCCGAAGTTTTCCCACCGGCGTGGCTTTTCTTCGATCATTTTCTGCcttctcgttctctctctctctctctctctctctctttctgtgggGCTGCTGATGAGGAAGTTCTTGAGGGTTTTGAAGGACAATGCCTCGGAAGGGATCAGCAAGGCCCTCGGTGATGCTGAACTCCTGCGGGCCGTCCAATCTGAGCTCAGGCACGAGATGTCGAAGGATCATTTCAAGGTATGTTTCAGAACCCTACTAAATGAGGGACGTCGATCGGTTCTTCTCCTGTGACTTGCTTGGGATTCGAAAGGAAAATCCGCtccattttttttgcttccatgAAGCCCGAGCCCCTGAGTTTCGTTTTCCCGAATTAGGGTTCCATTGTCTAGAAATGGGAGGAGTCGACTGTCTGATCGTTATTGGTTGGATTTGTTGTTCAAATAGTGAAATGTTGGCGCAATTTTCGTAGTTTTCGATGCGGAGGTGCTTGATCGCGTCGGCCGATGAGTCTGCTTATGGCCTTCCCTCGGTCCTTTGTTAACTAGCCAGCAATCCGCTTGTCTGAAGCCTTAATTATAATAAAGTCGTGTTGAGCGGACTTTTGTGAATCCCGAACTACACTAGGAATTATATCGTTTCTACTGACGCTTGTTCACTTCTTTCATTGAGTGATGATGTGGAGCGTGTTCTTCGCAACATGTGATGTGTTCATTGATAGGAACTTCAACCTGCTGTTTCGCTACCCGTAGCTAATTGACGGTATATGATTTGCCTTGTTCTTTGGGCCCATATATTAGGTAGCAATCTTAGTAAAAAAATGTCGATGTTCTAACCTGGGACTGGATGACTTATTTAAGTGCACCAGTGGATCTCTGCTTCTACTAACCTCAATAATCTACAATTCTTTTGGATTACTTTTCAACAGAGTCGTCCAACCGGTTCGTTGGGACATTTTGTTGTGGAGAGGGACAGCCCCCAGACGCAAGATGTAATTCTGAGGGGGAAATATGGTGCTGAGGACATTGCGCTGTCTGCTTTACTGGGTCCACTATGCAACTATGAAGAAGGTTGTCTGTTTCCGGGGCATGTTCTGATGAAACTGTGCGTCGCAAAGCCTGGTTCAAGTGCTGTTTTGCAGTTTGATTGCAGAGTTTCCGGTGAGAACGAGTCCAACTTTTCTATTCAAAAAGCTCTGTATCACGAAGATTTCAATTCTTTGAGCAGTTGTAAGTACAGAGGCCCTCAGTATAAgtaagtttctctctctcggATGGTTcgaattttgaaatttacaaaAGTGAAATGTGCAGCCTCTGGATTACTTGTTTACTTACCCTTCTGGTGGATGCTTTAAGAAGCATCTTTGTCTTGACATCTTTTTAGTAAGCATATTCTGCGACTTTGGACGCGAAAAAACTGCTTATGCAGTCTTTGTCATATCGAAGGAGTTGCCATCCAGTTCTTCATTTTACAGGATTATAAACTATGGGACCACGGATGCCTATGTATCATGATGAAAAGAGTGGAGAATGGGGCATTCTTTAATGATATGAATTAGAGAATTGATCAGGATCTGTTAGGGACATAAATAGCTCCGATTGTAGAATTTGATCGTACTCTGGTATCTTATGCATTTAGTAGATGCtatattttttagtttcctGGTAGAAACTTGGTCCTGTTGTCCATGTAGGATGTAGAAAAATTAGGTGGCTGAACTGTACATGTAGAGAAAATAAGATGTGAGACTGCAAAATGCTGCCATATTCATGTCAATGCTGAGCAAGAAGAGGCCCACTCGATACTTACGAGTTTGACGAAAAAACTTCCGAAGTCCCTGAAAACATCTGGTACCACGCTTTACGTCATGTCCTTGGTAAGTTCATGTTCTGAAATCTTAAGCATCACTTTGGATGGTCTTGAAGTTGTTCTGAGGAAAACTAAAGATGATGAATGGGTTGGCCTTGTTGATAAGTGGTTGCCCTTGCTTAACTGTCATGAACTTGGCTCATGATGCGTACATATTCTTGTGCACATCCATGTGTCTTGTTTCTAAATGTATATGTGGCTGGGTTGATTACGTACAACAATTACATCTTTATACTGTGTATCTCTTGTCTTAACGTTAAGAGGGTAATATGCCATGTTCGATTGGGTCATCCCTTGAAGTGGCTTAAACAGTTACTGGTCTACTTGTTGGTTCGTCCTTCCACTTCTATCCTGAATTAGGATGTTCATGTTCTGCCTGGtgcattcttcttctcctttggtAGATGTATAATATGTTTTAGCATTACTAGGTAAGCTtcatgctttcttttctttcatttttattttcagcaTGTTGCTTCTACCAAACCTTGAAGAAATTTTCCTATTTGTCATTCGGGACACGTAAGATAGGTGGCCTGACATGATTTGAACTTGGAAGTTAGTAGTTTAACAATTTGCGCTGATCAACTATTTTTCATGCCGTTGCAGCTCATTAGATCCTGAATTGCAGAAAGGGTTGAGAAGATTCTTGTGGGTTCGGGGAGTTGATACGCAGCTGTCCAATTTTCTTCTGGTTCACTTGCATAAGAAGGAGCAAAGTCAATATGTGAAATGGCTGCAAAAGTTGGAGTCTATGATAGCGCGGAATTTAGAAAGATAGAATGCCTGGAGGGTTCATTTCTGGCTTGCGTTGTTTCACGGCCATCCTTCATTGCCATCTCTAGGCCATGCTTAAATCTTTGACTTTGGAGAGATCAGCTTCCGGTGACGTCCCTGATTTTTTCCCAAATTTCCATCAGTTTCCTATGAACAGTAAAGCTTGGAAGGATCTGAAGAACCTGGATGCGGGTATTTGTGCATTCCTAAGATGGCCTATTTAGTTGTTTGTCAGTTTTTTCTCAAAGGAATATCAACAGAGGAGCTGCTCGTATGCCAAAAGCTCAAAAGCATGGGCTTGGTTGTAGCAGAATCATATGTACCTTCATTGTAATACCTTTTTGTACCAAAACTGGGAACATGAAAGAAATCTGAGGTCTGAAAACGAATACTTTGAAATTGATGATGCTAACTAAATAACAAGCAGCGCCATGGATGGGACCATTCAGGATTTGACAATTCCTGGAACATGTTGCTCGAACGCGTAAGCTGGGACAAGGTGCAATGAGGTCTGAAAACGAATACTTTTAAATTGATCATGCTAACTAAGGTAGCGGTTGATTGCATACCCTGATTTGGAGGGAAAATTTCACAAGGGAAAGGTTTCCTTTGTAAAGGGTGGCTGAGGGGAATTTTCATATTGTCCTAAAATGATGTGTGTTTGATAAACTGGTAAAAGTTTGAATGGAAATTGTTTTGGTGTCTGATGttaatttgtaatttgttttACAATAATCACACAatttttattaacttttaaataaaataaaaattttaaaaataatctcAACTTTATTCACCAATGTACAAATCCATCCAACAACATTTAACGtccaacaaatttgaaatcccatttcttttatattgatttttgtgaaATATTGATGCTTACTTTATAAACAGTGCCACATTCAAACTTTCTTTATTGCAGGATTTCAAAGTAATCCTTGAAAAAGAAGATTGTATGTGGAAACGGTTTTAACCACTTAAAAGAGAGAGGTTTACCCTCATAGCTACTTGTGtactatattttttaaaatttgtaattATTTGAAGttattaaaatctaaaaagtGAATTCAAACTAGGCCCATTCATCTCCATTAGATGCGGTGGTTCGGATAAAATAGAGCGTAAGGTCCAATTAGGACGGACTCCAAAGCCCAAGCTTGAAAGGAGGCCCGACCCGACCGTTGAGTTTGGACTCAGAACAGAACTTTTACTCCCAGCATTATTTCCTGATTCCCTCTCCGGTCGCATTTTTCATCAGAAAAAACGGGAAGAGTGAGGTTGGCCTGAGTGCGTTCTCCGATGGTCGATGGCGTCGGCACCTACGGCAGAAGGCGAGGAGCGGTGGAACAGAGAGATCGTGCCTCGGGTCTTCGTCTAGTGTGCGGCAGTCTCGCCAAGCAATTTGTTGTCTCCTGCTCATCAAGCCTTGGTGGTATTACCTATTGGTCCTCTCTCACCGTTGTACCAGACATTTGACAGTGGAAACGGCTGTTGCTCAAGCGAAAGGCAAAAAATGGCTCCTGCTCAAGCGGATGCAAGGGCATTGGAGGAGCAACTGCTGCCCTTAATGTTTCACAAGCCGAAGATACTCGACACTCTTTTAACACTCACAGCCAAGTAAAATTTAACCAGAATGACTATTTTACcaggtaaaatagtcatttggaGGAGGGGAACTACAGTATTTCAGTAAGTAATCAAGTTGACTTGGAACACTTAAGCTGGGACCATACAAATAACTTACccgagttttaaacggca
Coding sequences:
- the LOC116248095 gene encoding uncharacterized protein At2g39795, mitochondrial, whose protein sequence is MRKFLRVLKDNASEGISKALGDAELLRAVQSELRHEMSKDHFKSRPTGSLGHFVVERDSPQTQDVILRGKYGAEDIALSALLGPLCNYEEGCLFPGHVLMKLCVAKPGSSAVLQFDCRVSGENESNFSIQKALYHEDFNSLSSCKYRGPQYNSLDPELQKGLRRFLWVRGVDTQLSNFLLVHLHKKEQSQYVKWLQKLESMIARNLER